The proteins below are encoded in one region of Candidatus Dadabacteria bacterium:
- a CDS encoding MBL fold metallo-hydrolase — translation MDLKIIDINFFMKETVASYLIETGEGPMLIETGPDTAFENLKSGLSDLGYAPSDVKHVFVTHIHLDHSGAAWHFAEAGSTIYVHPVGAPHLVDPEKLMRSATRIYGDKMDELWGEVRGMDQSSVVAIEDGQVINIGGVEVRVVETAGHAGHHHCYLIENALFTGDTAGCLMAGGPMVPATPPPEIHLEKWNASIEKMREISPDIIYLTHFGGYTDVGPMLDAAAEKLEEWSEWIGERLLAGKSDEEITEEFGAYFKEIFEREGTSEDVYRKYELMAPYYMNAGGLIRYWRRHRLSDS, via the coding sequence ATGGACCTGAAGATAATTGACATTAATTTCTTTATGAAAGAGACGGTAGCGTCTTACCTTATCGAGACCGGCGAAGGACCGATGCTTATAGAAACAGGTCCCGATACAGCATTTGAGAATCTTAAAAGCGGTCTTTCGGACCTCGGCTACGCGCCCTCTGACGTAAAGCACGTGTTCGTAACCCACATTCATCTTGACCACTCGGGTGCCGCCTGGCATTTCGCCGAGGCGGGATCCACCATATACGTTCACCCGGTGGGGGCTCCGCATCTTGTTGACCCTGAGAAGCTCATGAGGTCCGCCACAAGGATATACGGGGACAAGATGGATGAGCTCTGGGGCGAGGTGAGGGGAATGGATCAAAGCAGCGTGGTTGCAATTGAGGACGGCCAAGTCATCAACATAGGGGGCGTAGAAGTAAGGGTTGTTGAGACAGCCGGACATGCCGGGCATCATCACTGCTACCTGATTGAGAACGCACTCTTTACCGGGGATACTGCGGGGTGCCTGATGGCGGGCGGGCCCATGGTTCCCGCAACCCCTCCTCCCGAAATACACCTTGAGAAGTGGAACGCTTCTATTGAGAAGATGAGGGAAATATCCCCCGACATTATTTATCTTACTCATTTCGGCGGGTACACGGATGTGGGTCCCATGCTTGACGCCGCCGCCGAAAAACTCGAAGAGTGGTCTGAGTGGATTGGCGAGAGATTGTTAGCCGGCAAGAGTGATGAGGAGATAACCGAGGAGTTCGGCGCCTACTTCAAAGAGATATTCGAGCGTGAGGGTACAAGCGAGGATGTTTACCGCAAGTACGAACTAATGGCTCCTTACTACATGAACGCCGGCGGCCTCATAAGGTACTGGAGGAGGCACAGGCTTTCTGATTCCTGA
- the mgtE gene encoding magnesium transporter: MPVNVKKTVKKIDRAVKKENWDAVRSITQSMHPSEIASLLQASLQKEKHLILEALDAEVASEVYFQLNPEERVSLLKPMRETSLTAMAEEMESDDAADFLGELPEDVAKKVLEAMDPEEREEVTPLLKYPQDSAGGIMQTEVLKSPHDATSRETVELIRQIEEEDEDDVEDLHMVYVVNETGRLVGRVFPLKLSTAAPDSPLWTIMDPVEITVTPEMDQEEVANIFRKYDEVSLPVVDSAGVLLGRITADDILDVISEEAGEDIYKLGGITGEGLHPVHTSIYDNVRLRAPWIMLALAGELVLAIIIMQKFQTTLENFIVLAALLPLVMATGGNVGVQTNTITVRTIAAGDFVKSQIKDLLLGELKVGLVLGIISGILGSLIGLLLNTAEADVTRLFLVIFAGIVGATLTTSFLGVAGPLVLNRLKMDPAVSSGPFLVTFNDIFGSAFYLFLGAALL; this comes from the coding sequence ATGCCGGTTAACGTCAAGAAAACGGTAAAGAAGATAGACAGGGCTGTTAAGAAGGAGAACTGGGATGCCGTAAGAAGCATAACCCAGTCCATGCACCCCTCCGAGATAGCGTCACTCCTACAAGCTTCTCTTCAGAAAGAAAAACATCTAATACTCGAGGCCCTTGACGCGGAAGTAGCCTCCGAGGTCTATTTCCAGCTTAACCCCGAGGAACGAGTAAGCCTACTGAAGCCCATGAGGGAGACTTCCCTCACCGCGATGGCCGAAGAAATGGAATCGGACGACGCCGCAGACTTCCTGGGAGAACTGCCGGAAGATGTGGCGAAGAAGGTTCTCGAAGCCATGGACCCGGAAGAACGCGAGGAAGTGACGCCGCTTCTAAAGTATCCCCAAGATTCCGCGGGCGGAATCATGCAGACCGAGGTTCTTAAAAGTCCGCACGACGCCACTTCGAGAGAAACCGTTGAACTCATAAGACAAATCGAGGAAGAAGACGAAGACGACGTAGAGGACCTGCACATGGTCTATGTGGTGAACGAAACTGGTAGGCTCGTCGGAAGAGTGTTCCCGCTTAAGCTCTCAACAGCGGCGCCTGATTCTCCCCTCTGGACCATAATGGACCCGGTCGAGATCACGGTCACTCCGGAAATGGACCAGGAGGAAGTAGCTAATATCTTCAGGAAATACGACGAAGTGTCGCTTCCCGTGGTAGACAGTGCCGGAGTGCTGCTCGGCAGGATAACCGCCGACGACATACTCGACGTCATATCCGAAGAGGCTGGAGAAGACATATACAAACTCGGCGGTATAACCGGCGAGGGGCTGCACCCTGTACACACGTCCATATACGACAACGTGAGGCTGAGAGCTCCCTGGATAATGCTGGCCCTCGCGGGAGAACTTGTCCTGGCTATTATAATAATGCAAAAATTCCAGACCACTCTTGAGAATTTCATCGTACTTGCGGCCCTGCTTCCCTTGGTCATGGCTACGGGCGGAAACGTGGGAGTTCAGACAAACACCATCACCGTCAGAACAATAGCCGCCGGTGATTTCGTTAAAAGCCAGATAAAAGACCTTCTTCTGGGAGAACTCAAAGTGGGATTGGTTCTGGGGATCATAAGCGGCATTCTGGGTTCCCTGATCGGACTTCTGCTGAATACTGCGGAGGCTGATGTTACAAGATTGTTTCTGGTAATATTCGCGGGGATCGTAGGAGCCACGCTTACAACTTCGTTCCTTGGAGTCGCGGGCCCGCTGGTTCTTAACAGGCTAAAGATGGACCCGGCGGTATCATCGGGACCGTTTCTCGTCACGTTCAACGATATATTCGGTAGCGCCTTCTACCTTTTCCTAGGCGCCGCACTTCTCTGA
- a CDS encoding DNA replication/repair protein RecF, which translates to MASQVQLKHLSLRNYRNYENLSLPFYTGLNVIHGRNAQGKTNLLEAIYLVCGMRPFSGAKNSELVRFGCEASLVKGEILSANGLNEVHITIKKEGRHTRLNSKTVRSISQHFGRFKVVLFLPSDIEIVKGGLQARRNYLDSVVSAVHPAHIKQLRDYQRAVSQRNHVLGLKEKLSPLSVELWDDQIARIGADIVGRRIEMIKSFNRKLAEVYGEHGESDTSARVSYGFSFERRADIVEAIREALSKNFPSDRKRGHTTVGPHRDRVGFLLNGQDASRFASQGQSKNLVLALKASEIRLFKEHTGTNPILLLDDITSELDIKRRSFLFKTLSEFTGQVFVTSTDKNEIPRRGEFHSFLVDSGRVKAGA; encoded by the coding sequence TTGGCGAGTCAAGTGCAGCTTAAACATCTGAGCCTCAGGAACTACAGGAATTACGAAAATCTCTCCCTCCCGTTCTATACGGGACTGAACGTTATCCACGGACGAAACGCCCAGGGGAAAACCAATCTTCTGGAGGCCATATATCTTGTCTGCGGGATGCGGCCTTTTTCGGGCGCGAAAAACTCTGAGCTCGTGCGCTTCGGCTGCGAGGCTTCGCTCGTTAAGGGGGAGATTCTTTCCGCAAACGGTCTCAATGAAGTGCACATAACCATAAAAAAAGAGGGCCGCCACACGCGGCTTAACTCAAAGACCGTGCGGAGCATAAGTCAGCATTTCGGCCGCTTCAAGGTCGTTTTGTTTCTTCCCTCGGACATAGAGATAGTGAAGGGCGGGCTTCAGGCAAGAAGAAATTACCTCGATTCCGTCGTGAGCGCCGTTCACCCGGCCCACATAAAGCAGCTTCGCGACTACCAGAGGGCCGTAAGCCAGAGAAACCACGTGCTCGGATTAAAGGAGAAATTGTCCCCGCTTTCCGTGGAACTCTGGGATGATCAGATAGCCAGAATCGGAGCCGACATCGTGGGCAGGCGCATCGAGATGATAAAAAGCTTTAACCGCAAGCTCGCCGAGGTTTACGGGGAGCACGGGGAATCGGACACGTCGGCGCGCGTTAGCTACGGGTTTTCGTTTGAACGCAGGGCGGATATCGTGGAGGCGATAAGGGAAGCGCTTTCCAAGAATTTTCCTTCTGACAGAAAAAGGGGTCACACGACAGTCGGTCCCCACAGGGACCGGGTCGGTTTTCTGCTTAACGGGCAGGACGCTTCACGCTTTGCCTCGCAGGGGCAGTCAAAAAATCTGGTTCTGGCGCTTAAGGCCTCAGAGATAAGGCTTTTTAAGGAACACACGGGAACCAATCCCATACTTCTTCTCGACGACATAACGAGCGAGCTTGACATAAAGCGCAGAAGCTTTCTTTTCAAAACTCTCTCGGAATTCACCGGGCAGGTGTTTGTCACCTCGACCGATAAGAACGAGATACCCCGCCGGGGGGAATTCCACTCGTTTCTCGTTGACTCAGGCCGGGTAAAAGCCGGCGCTTAA
- a CDS encoding DUF4160 domain-containing protein, translated as MPELCRFYGIIIRMYFDDHAPPHFHAFYGEYQVLMNIETLAVLRGHLPPRAHGLVVEWASLRQDELWEAWNKIKRMETPDKIASLE; from the coding sequence ATGCCTGAACTCTGCCGTTTCTACGGAATAATCATACGCATGTATTTTGATGACCACGCACCTCCTCACTTCCATGCGTTTTACGGGGAATATCAAGTACTGATGAATATTGAAACCTTGGCAGTATTGCGCGGGCACCTTCCTCCGCGCGCTCATGGACTAGTTGTTGAATGGGCATCTCTCCGGCAAGATGAACTGTGGGAAGCTTGGAACAAAATAAAGCGGATGGAAACACCTGATAAAATCGCTTCTTTGGAATAA